In the genome of Sebastes fasciatus isolate fSebFas1 chromosome 23, fSebFas1.pri, whole genome shotgun sequence, the window AACGTAGGCAGTATAGTGCCCAAACATTGCATATCCAGAGTGCACTACCACTGCATGCAGCGTGTACTTGCAGTCATTCTGGGAAAAACAACTTTGTCAACTTGTGGATGACCAAAGAGAAAATTTgtggatattattattatttttatttcttataagTACCTGGGAAAAGTCTGAGGAGAACGCGTCTTTGTGAGTCTCAGAGAAGTCAAATGTTTCTGGAAAGGTAACCCTGCAATCAAGTTTCCGGGTGGAACCACGGCTATTCCGAAATCTTTTCAGATGCACACACAAGATCTGAGGCAGGGAGAGCAGTTTGACAccctgagagagaaagaaagaggtttCACTGTGGTGGTTCAGTTCATACTTTGTGGGAAGCGTTTAAACCAAGTCTCACCTGTTTAGATGGAGTCTTCCTTTCACATTGTTCACAAAAGCAGCAATTTATGCCCTTCAGCTCCTGATGCTCAAAGAAAGAGGTCATGCAGTCCTCCTGAAAAGGTTCATGTAAAGAATACTTCAGGAAAGTTTTCagtaatagtttgacattttgggaaatgtgtttatttgctttcttgacgAGCGACGAGAAGATTGAGACCACTCTCACGTCTAAgtgtggtatcgatcttctcatctaacttttggCAAAAAAGCCAATGATTATATCTccaaatatgtttaaatattcCATAAAAACAATCCACATCTGAAGAAAAGAGAAACGTCACCAGAGAATCGTGATCTTCTTTCACACGCAGAGGCAGGCTGAGCAGGAAGCTGCTCAGAGTCTGGACGGAGCTGCACTCTAAACACTGCAGGTACGTCTCCACAGGAATCTTGTACAGATTCTGGATTTCAAGAGCCTGAAAACAAATGCAAGCACGATATAGATGATGCACTTACAGGTGGAAAAATAACGTATATTCATGATTAAAGACCAACCAGAGGTTTGTTATCCATCTGCTGTTGCAGGAGGTTCAGGATGGAGAGGAACACCTCGTCAGCATCATGCTGTATATACACTGCAAAACATTGTCAGAAGTTAGAAGATAAACCACATCAGTATTCAATATTTTGTATATTAAGTTTGTTTTTCCTTACGTCGTACGCAGTTCATGTCCAGAGAGTTGAGGAAGTCCCGATGGGGAGCAGGTTGAGAGTGGTCGCTCTTCATGGCCGTGAGGACTCTCTTTAGCTGCAGCGGGACGTTACCACCGTAATCTCTCACGCCAGCTGCTTCCCACCTTGTGAAATTCATAAACCCTCattaatctttgtttttacagtctTAGATCCAaaaaatggcgacggccaaaatgccgaactcaa includes:
- the usp18 gene encoding ubl carboxyl-terminal hydrolase 18 translates to MSGFINNIFSFLNIRDLHYRMRGLSNYHLSCCVNTLLQTFSATWEIGDLLDKWEAAGVRDYGGNVPLQLKRVLTAMKSDHSQPAPHRDFLNSLDMNCVRLYIQHDADEVFLSILNLLQQQMDNKPLALEIQNLYKIPVETYLQCLECSSVQTLSSFLLSLPLRVKEDHDSLEDCMTSFFEHQELKGINCCFCEQCERKTPSKQGVKLLSLPQILCVHLKRFRNSRGSTRKLDCRVTFPETFDFSETHKDAFSSDFSQNDCKYTLHAVVVHSGYAMFGHYTAYVRHRGNQRWYYADDSHVQQASWEEVQRTYGGHCRATAYMLMYRRGSKEEGQQPELSG